From the Martelella mediterranea DSM 17316 genome, one window contains:
- a CDS encoding hydroxymethylglutaryl-CoA lyase, whose amino-acid sequence MSDHVRIYEVGPRDGLQNEDMLIPAERKVALIDLLSQAGFEKIEATSFVSPKWVPQLADAEAVLAGITRKPGTDYAALTPNMKGYERALAAGVDEVAVFASASEGFSRKNINCSIAESLVRFAPLLDAAKSDGVPVRGYVSCVIACPYDGPVASEAVRDVAQALFDMGCYEVSLGDTIGAGTPESVATMLETVLPRLPAERLAGHFHDTRDNALDNVMAALALGLRVFDSAVGGLGGCPYAPGAKGNLATGPLVALLEQSGFSTGIDREALAKAEQYLRSITASA is encoded by the coding sequence GTGAGCGACCACGTCCGCATCTACGAGGTCGGGCCGCGCGACGGCCTGCAAAACGAGGACATGCTGATCCCGGCCGAGCGCAAGGTCGCGCTGATCGACCTGCTGTCACAGGCGGGCTTCGAAAAGATCGAGGCCACCAGCTTCGTGTCGCCGAAATGGGTGCCGCAGCTCGCCGATGCCGAAGCGGTGCTCGCCGGGATTACGCGAAAGCCCGGAACGGACTATGCCGCGCTGACCCCCAACATGAAGGGTTATGAACGGGCGCTGGCCGCGGGCGTGGATGAAGTCGCGGTCTTTGCCTCCGCGTCGGAAGGCTTCAGCCGGAAGAACATCAACTGCTCGATTGCCGAAAGCCTCGTGCGCTTTGCACCATTGCTGGACGCGGCGAAATCGGATGGCGTGCCCGTACGCGGCTATGTCTCCTGCGTGATCGCCTGCCCCTATGACGGGCCGGTTGCCTCGGAAGCGGTGCGCGATGTCGCGCAAGCGCTGTTCGACATGGGTTGCTACGAGGTTTCGCTCGGCGACACGATCGGCGCGGGAACGCCCGAGAGCGTTGCGACCATGCTGGAAACGGTCCTCCCAAGACTGCCGGCCGAGCGGCTGGCAGGCCATTTCCACGATACCCGCGACAATGCGCTCGACAATGTCATGGCCGCGCTTGCTCTGGGCCTGCGGGTCTTCGACAGCGCCGTTGGCGGGCTCGGCGGCTGCCCCTATGCGCCGGGCGCGAAGGGCAATCTGGCCACAGGGCCGCTTGTCGCGCTTCTGGAACAATCCGGCTTCAGCACCGGCATCGACCGCGAGGCGCTTGCCAAAGCCGAGCAATATCTTCGTTCAATCACCGCATCTGCCTGA